A single window of Paracoccus albus DNA harbors:
- a CDS encoding fumarylacetoacetate hydrolase family protein, with protein MKLVRFGTAGAEKPGMIDADGNIRDLSAHISDIAGKDIDPARLAELAQVDPASLPLVEGNPRLGPCVGGTGKFICIGLNYSDHAAETGAQVPEEPIIFMKATSAICGPNDPIIIPRGSEKTDWEVELAIIIGKHAKYVSEADALDYVAGYAVTNDVSERAFQIERSGQWTKGKSCDNFGQIGPWLVTKDEIADPQNLGMWLTVNGEKMQDGTSSTMVFGVVQLVSYLSQFMSLHPGDVISTGTPPGVGLGMKPPRFLKAGDVVELGIEGLGQQRQDVVADK; from the coding sequence ATGAAGCTTGTACGTTTTGGGACGGCTGGCGCCGAAAAGCCCGGCATGATTGATGCGGATGGCAATATCCGCGACCTGTCAGCCCATATCAGTGATATTGCGGGCAAAGATATCGACCCCGCCCGCCTTGCAGAGCTTGCGCAGGTCGATCCGGCCTCTTTGCCGCTGGTCGAAGGCAATCCGCGGCTGGGGCCATGCGTCGGCGGAACGGGCAAGTTCATCTGCATCGGGCTGAACTATTCCGACCACGCGGCCGAGACAGGCGCTCAGGTCCCGGAAGAGCCGATCATCTTCATGAAAGCGACATCGGCCATTTGCGGGCCGAATGATCCGATCATCATCCCACGCGGTTCGGAAAAGACCGATTGGGAGGTAGAGCTTGCGATCATCATCGGCAAGCACGCCAAATACGTGTCCGAAGCAGATGCGCTCGACTATGTCGCCGGATATGCCGTGACCAACGACGTGTCAGAGCGCGCCTTCCAGATCGAGCGTTCGGGCCAATGGACCAAGGGCAAAAGCTGCGACAATTTCGGTCAGATCGGCCCGTGGCTGGTGACCAAGGATGAAATAGCGGATCCCCAGAATCTGGGAATGTGGCTGACGGTGAATGGCGAGAAGATGCAGGATGGCACCTCGTCCACGATGGTTTTCGGTGTCGTTCAGCTTGTCAGCTATCTGTCGCAGTTCATGTCGCTGCATCCCGGTGATGTCATTTCGACCGGCACGCCGCCGGGTGTGGGCCTTGGGATGAAACCGCCGCGTTTCCTGAAGGCGGGCGACGTTGTCGAACTTGGCATCGAAGGGCTGGGTCAGCAGCGCCAGGACGTGGTTGCCGATAAATGA
- a CDS encoding L-fuconate dehydratase yields MKITGLRTYDLRFPSEGALDGSDAMNLDPVYSAAYVVLEAEGGHEGYGLTFTIGRGNELCVAAIEALAPRVVGLDLDWIREDPGRFWRHVTGDSQLRWVGPDKGVIHLATGAVVNAVWDLWARAEGKPVWRLVGDMTPAEILKIVDFRYITDAITPAEAQDILERAADGKAGRIADLQANGYPCYTTSAGWLGYSDEKLRRLCREAKEAGFSHVKMKVGGDVNDDIRRLTIAREELGWDTTMMIDANQVWEVDQAIKWVKKLEFAKPYFIEEPTSPDDVLGHRSIRREVAPIKVATGEMCQNRILFKQFIAGGAIDIVQIDACRLGGLNEVLAVQLMAAKYGLPVWPHAGGVGLCEYVQHLSMIDYVAVAATKEGRVIEFVDHLHEHFSDPCEVRNGAYMAPDQPGFSIRIKEATLRAFSHTG; encoded by the coding sequence ATGAAAATCACGGGGCTGCGGACATATGACCTGAGGTTTCCATCCGAAGGTGCGCTTGACGGATCGGATGCGATGAACCTCGACCCGGTCTATTCTGCGGCCTATGTCGTGCTGGAGGCTGAAGGCGGGCATGAAGGCTACGGCCTGACCTTCACCATCGGTCGCGGAAACGAGCTCTGCGTGGCGGCAATCGAGGCATTGGCGCCACGCGTCGTCGGGCTGGATCTGGACTGGATACGCGAAGATCCCGGTCGTTTCTGGCGGCATGTGACGGGTGACAGCCAGCTTCGCTGGGTGGGGCCGGACAAGGGCGTCATCCATCTGGCAACCGGGGCGGTCGTAAATGCGGTCTGGGACTTATGGGCGCGGGCAGAGGGCAAGCCGGTCTGGCGCTTGGTCGGCGATATGACCCCTGCGGAGATCCTGAAAATTGTCGATTTCCGTTATATTACCGATGCGATAACACCAGCGGAGGCGCAGGATATTCTGGAACGCGCCGCTGACGGCAAAGCAGGTCGCATCGCAGACCTGCAGGCCAATGGTTACCCCTGCTATACGACCTCGGCCGGTTGGCTCGGCTACTCGGACGAGAAACTCCGACGCCTGTGCCGCGAGGCCAAGGAAGCGGGCTTCAGTCATGTGAAAATGAAGGTCGGTGGGGACGTTAACGACGACATTCGCCGCCTGACCATCGCCCGCGAAGAACTCGGCTGGGACACCACCATGATGATTGACGCCAACCAGGTGTGGGAAGTCGATCAGGCCATCAAATGGGTCAAAAAGCTGGAATTCGCGAAACCCTATTTCATTGAAGAGCCGACATCACCTGACGACGTGCTAGGCCATCGCTCGATCCGGCGGGAGGTCGCGCCGATCAAGGTTGCGACGGGAGAGATGTGCCAGAATCGCATCCTCTTCAAACAGTTCATCGCAGGCGGCGCGATCGATATCGTACAGATCGACGCCTGCCGTCTGGGCGGCTTGAACGAGGTTCTGGCAGTTCAACTGATGGCCGCGAAATATGGCCTGCCGGTCTGGCCCCATGCCGGTGGCGTCGGGCTGTGCGAATATGTCCAGCACCTGTCAATGATCGACTATGTCGCCGTCGCCGCTACGAAGGAGGGCCGCGTGATCGAGTTTGTGGATCATCTGCACGAGCATTTCAGCGACCCGTGCGAGGTCAGGAACGGCGCATATATGGCACCAGATCAGCCCGGCTTTTCGATCCGGATCAAGGAAGCGACGCTGCGTGCCTTCAGCCACACTGGCTGA
- a CDS encoding SMP-30/gluconolactonase/LRE family protein, giving the protein MANPIDGFQIDPDGLRYVGEGLQRPECILAEADGSLWSADARGGVVHIRPDGTQRLVVQDQSDSFGQNSDEARRFTEGTLPNGLAFDRDGSILISNFGTDRLERMQRDGRSEVVIDQIDGQPIGKVNFVLADSKGRIWLTISTMIRNWMKAISPNIADGYVAVMDENGIRIVADGFRFTNEIRFDATEEWLYVVETTGRRISRLRIDDAGQATHREVFGPEDTGGFIDGIAFDAYGNLWGTHVMSDRIFAITPDGDFRVLLEDFNPQAAQEMYDAFAEDRLTADQMLACGGQIAPWFASLTFCGPDLRDVAIGSLRGTRIPIFRAPVAGLPLAHWTG; this is encoded by the coding sequence ATGGCCAATCCCATTGACGGGTTCCAGATCGACCCAGACGGCCTGCGCTATGTCGGAGAGGGGCTGCAACGGCCGGAATGTATTCTGGCCGAAGCAGATGGCAGCTTGTGGAGCGCGGACGCACGCGGCGGGGTGGTCCACATCCGCCCCGACGGCACGCAGCGCCTTGTCGTTCAGGATCAAAGTGACAGCTTCGGTCAGAACAGCGACGAAGCAAGGCGCTTTACAGAGGGGACCTTGCCCAACGGTCTGGCCTTCGACCGCGATGGTTCCATACTGATTTCCAATTTCGGAACCGACCGGTTGGAGCGTATGCAGCGCGATGGTCGCTCAGAGGTGGTGATTGACCAGATAGACGGCCAGCCGATTGGAAAGGTCAACTTCGTGTTGGCGGACAGCAAGGGACGTATATGGCTGACGATCTCTACCATGATCCGCAATTGGATGAAGGCGATCAGCCCGAATATAGCGGATGGTTATGTCGCGGTTATGGATGAGAACGGGATACGCATCGTCGCCGACGGGTTTCGGTTCACCAATGAAATCCGCTTCGATGCCACGGAAGAGTGGCTTTATGTCGTTGAAACAACGGGGCGGCGCATCAGCCGGTTAAGGATAGATGACGCTGGACAGGCGACGCATCGCGAAGTGTTCGGCCCGGAAGATACGGGCGGGTTCATAGATGGGATTGCGTTCGATGCTTACGGCAATCTTTGGGGCACGCATGTCATGTCCGACCGGATTTTTGCAATCACGCCGGACGGCGATTTCCGTGTTCTGCTGGAAGATTTCAACCCGCAAGCCGCGCAGGAAATGTATGACGCCTTTGCCGAGGATCGGCTGACCGCCGACCAAATGCTGGCCTGCGGGGGGCAGATTGCGCCATGGTTTGCGTCTCTGACCTTTTGCGGGCCGGATCTGCGCGATGTGGCCATCGGATCGCTGCGCGGAACGCGCATACCGATCTTCCGCGCCCCGGTGGCAGGGTTGCCTTTGGCGCATTGGACCGGGTGA
- a CDS encoding 3-keto-5-aminohexanoate cleavage protein: MSAKQGKVIITCAVTGGIHTPSMSPALPYKPDDIAKQAIEAAEAGAAILHLHARDPDDGRPTPDPDVFMQFLPRIKQSTDAVVNITTGGSLSMTVEERLAAPLKTAPEMCSLNMGSMNFAIHGLAAKEREWKFDWEKPYLESTDDFIFRNTFRDIERILQMLGEEHGTRFEHECYDVGHLYNLAHFVDRGLVKGPFFVQMIFGILGGIGPSVENLVFMKETADKLFGDQYRWSVLAAGKWQMPLATQAAMMGGNVRVGLEDSLYIGRGKLAANNAEQVRKIRAIVEEMGLEIASPTEAREMLALKGGDMVGF, from the coding sequence ATGAGCGCCAAGCAAGGTAAGGTCATTATCACATGCGCGGTTACGGGCGGTATTCACACCCCCTCCATGTCGCCGGCACTGCCCTATAAGCCCGACGACATCGCCAAACAGGCCATTGAAGCGGCAGAGGCAGGCGCTGCCATCCTTCATCTGCACGCGCGTGATCCCGATGATGGCAGGCCGACGCCGGACCCGGATGTGTTCATGCAGTTCCTGCCGCGGATCAAACAGTCCACTGACGCCGTGGTAAACATCACCACCGGCGGCAGCCTGTCCATGACGGTCGAGGAACGTCTGGCCGCACCGCTGAAGACGGCGCCAGAGATGTGTTCCCTGAACATGGGGTCAATGAATTTCGCCATTCACGGTCTGGCCGCGAAGGAGCGTGAATGGAAATTTGACTGGGAAAAACCCTATCTGGAAAGCACGGACGATTTTATCTTCCGCAACACCTTCCGCGATATCGAACGCATTCTTCAGATGCTCGGGGAAGAACATGGCACCCGGTTCGAACATGAATGCTACGACGTCGGCCACCTTTATAACCTCGCCCATTTCGTTGATCGCGGGCTGGTTAAGGGACCGTTCTTCGTTCAGATGATTTTCGGTATTCTTGGCGGGATCGGGCCATCTGTCGAAAACCTCGTCTTTATGAAAGAAACGGCGGACAAGCTGTTCGGCGACCAGTATCGGTGGTCCGTTCTTGCGGCTGGTAAATGGCAGATGCCGCTTGCCACGCAGGCCGCGATGATGGGCGGCAATGTCCGCGTCGGGTTGGAAGACAGCCTGTATATCGGTCGGGGCAAGCTGGCCGCGAACAATGCCGAACAGGTCCGCAAGATCCGCGCCATCGTCGAAGAGATGGGGCTTGAGATCGCGTCACCGACCGAGGCGCGAGAGATGCTGGCGCTCAAGGGCGGCGACATGGTGGGCTTCTAG
- a CDS encoding cyclase family protein produces MPRKFIDISVPLMSGIASDPKGYEPKITYLDHRATAEGMASFYEGMRTDQLPGGEGWAIEMLEMSTHTGTHLDAPYHHHSTMDGGQRAITIDEVPLEWCFQPAVKLDFRHLPDGYVATPEDIEAELKRIGHHLQPLEIVVVNTAAGGRYGEDDYIHRGCGIGRDATNWLTQRGVRVTGTDGWSWDAPFSHTAKAWDETHDPSIIWEGHRASMDRGYCHIEKLANLDRLPPDGFEISCFPFNIKGASAGFVRAVAILND; encoded by the coding sequence ATGCCAAGAAAATTCATCGACATCTCGGTTCCGCTCATGTCCGGCATCGCCTCGGACCCGAAGGGGTATGAGCCGAAGATCACCTATCTTGACCACAGGGCGACTGCTGAAGGCATGGCGTCGTTCTATGAGGGAATGCGGACGGACCAGCTGCCCGGCGGCGAGGGGTGGGCAATAGAGATGCTGGAGATGTCCACCCATACCGGCACCCATCTGGACGCGCCTTATCATCATCATTCCACGATGGATGGCGGGCAGCGCGCCATCACCATTGATGAGGTGCCGTTGGAGTGGTGTTTTCAGCCAGCGGTGAAACTGGACTTCCGGCATCTGCCGGATGGATATGTCGCGACACCGGAAGATATCGAGGCCGAGCTGAAGCGGATCGGCCATCATCTGCAACCGCTGGAGATTGTCGTGGTGAACACTGCCGCTGGCGGACGCTACGGCGAAGATGATTATATCCATCGTGGCTGTGGCATCGGTCGCGACGCGACCAACTGGCTGACACAGCGTGGCGTTCGTGTGACCGGCACCGATGGGTGGAGCTGGGATGCGCCATTTTCACATACCGCCAAGGCGTGGGACGAAACGCATGATCCCTCGATCATATGGGAGGGGCACCGTGCGTCTATGGATAGGGGCTATTGCCACATTGAAAAACTTGCCAATCTGGATCGGCTACCGCCTGACGGCTTCGAAATTTCCTGCTTCCCTTTCAACATCAAGGGCGCTTCCGCCGGATTTGTCAGGGCCGTCGCAATTCTGAACGATTAA
- a CDS encoding TRAP transporter large permease yields MSGVEIGLASLIGILVLIYSGLHVAITLAFVSFIGIWILRGDATQAARVMSLATRESISSYLFGVVPLFVMMGLVVARAGLGRDTFEVAGRALRRVTGGLGIATVAANAVFAAITGISIASAAVFTKVAVPEMIRMGYSPRFATGVVAGSSVLGMLLPPSLLLILYGILAEQSVGALFIAGIGPGVLLSLVYCIAIWMMVRFWHDYTGDPHEAQDLAAEGPHGRFDTINKLAPVLLLIALVLGGIYGGFFTPTEAGAVGAFGAVIIAAFKRRLGLRTLWEITLETGHVTASICFLIISATMYSRMLALSGLPAFLTEWVVAQNLGIYGFLACFVLLLILLGTILDSSSILLITIPLALPIAMSLQIDLIWYGLITVIAVEIGLLTPPMGLSVFVIKSSLDDDSIPIGEIFAGTVPFALMMLFVLVLCIIFPGIVTGLV; encoded by the coding sequence ATGAGCGGCGTTGAAATCGGATTGGCCTCGCTTATCGGGATATTGGTGCTGATCTATTCCGGGCTGCATGTCGCAATAACGCTGGCCTTTGTCAGCTTCATTGGCATCTGGATTTTGCGCGGCGATGCGACGCAAGCCGCAAGGGTGATGTCGCTGGCGACGCGCGAAAGCATCTCTTCCTATCTGTTCGGCGTCGTGCCTTTGTTTGTGATGATGGGTCTTGTGGTCGCGCGGGCGGGCCTTGGGCGGGACACGTTCGAGGTGGCGGGCCGTGCGCTGCGGCGCGTGACCGGCGGATTAGGCATTGCCACGGTTGCTGCCAATGCAGTCTTTGCGGCGATCACCGGAATATCTATCGCATCGGCTGCCGTATTCACCAAGGTCGCGGTGCCCGAGATGATCCGCATGGGCTACTCTCCGCGCTTCGCGACGGGTGTCGTCGCGGGAAGCTCTGTTCTGGGGATGTTGCTCCCGCCGAGCCTGCTGCTGATCCTTTACGGCATTCTGGCCGAGCAATCCGTTGGCGCGCTGTTTATCGCCGGGATCGGTCCGGGCGTTCTTCTGTCTCTGGTTTATTGCATCGCCATCTGGATGATGGTGCGGTTCTGGCACGACTATACCGGCGATCCGCATGAGGCGCAGGACTTGGCTGCCGAGGGTCCGCATGGCCGCTTTGACACGATCAACAAGCTTGCACCCGTCCTGCTGCTGATTGCGCTCGTTCTGGGCGGCATCTATGGCGGGTTCTTCACCCCGACAGAGGCAGGCGCTGTCGGTGCATTCGGTGCCGTGATCATCGCGGCATTCAAGCGTCGGCTGGGGCTTCGAACCTTGTGGGAGATTACGCTGGAAACGGGGCATGTCACCGCCTCAATCTGTTTCCTTATCATATCAGCTACGATGTACAGCCGTATGCTGGCGCTGTCTGGTTTACCTGCATTCCTGACGGAATGGGTGGTGGCGCAGAATCTGGGGATCTACGGCTTTCTCGCGTGCTTCGTGCTGCTGCTGATCTTGCTGGGAACGATCCTCGACAGCAGTTCGATCCTGCTGATCACCATCCCACTTGCGCTGCCGATTGCAATGTCCTTGCAGATTGATCTGATCTGGTACGGGCTGATCACCGTTATCGCGGTTGAGATCGGGTTGCTGACGCCACCGATGGGGCTGTCCGTCTTTGTCATCAAATCCAGCCTTGATGACGATAGTATACCCATCGGCGAGATTTTCGCCGGAACCGTGCCATTTGCACTGATGATGCTGTTCGTCCTGGTGCTGTGCATCATCTTCCCCGGCATCGTGACCGGTCTTGTCTGA